CCGCTCGATCATCTCGCTCGCCTCGCGGCCCTGGGTGGCGGCGCCGACCATGAGGTGGGCCGCCATCGGGAACCACGTCTTCACGGCCCAGGCCATGTCGCTGGCGGGCAGCTCCAGGAAGCGGCAGTCGCGCACCGCCCGCGACGTGCTGGCGTAGTTGTGGGGCTCGCCGTCCTCCACGATCCAGGCGCCGAACGCACCCGTGTAGGCGCCCCGGTAGTCGGTGCGGAACAGCTCCAGCTCGGTGCCGCCCTGCACCCGCCGCGACATCGACAACGTCCCCGACAGCAGCACCAGGAAGCACGTGGCGATGTCGCCCTCGGCGTGGATGACGGCGCCGACCGGGTACTCCACCACCCGCCCCCGCTCGGCCAGCCAGGCCAGCTGGTCGTCGTCGAGCTCCTCGAACAGGAACAGCGTCTTCAGCTCGGCGGGGGTCAACCTCTCCTCGCCGCTCATCGGTGCTCCAGGTAGCTGTGCAGCAGCTGGATGGCCATGGCGCCCTCGCCCACGGCCGACGCGACCCGCTTGACCGAGTTGGCCCGCACGTCGCCCGCCGCGAACACGCCGGGGGTGCTCGACTCCAGGTAGTAGGGGTCGCGGTCGAGCCGCCAGCCCGCCGGGCGGCGACCGTCGATCCGCAGGTCGGGGCCGGTGAGCACGAACCCCTTGTCGTCCCGGGCGACCACGCCGTCGAGCCACTCGGTGCGGGGCGCGGCGCCGATGAACACGAAGAGGTAGGTGGCCGGCACGTCGGTCTGGTGCGCCGTGCCGATCTCGCAGAGCGTGAGGCCCTCCAGGTGGTCCTCGCCGTGCAGGGCCACCACCTCGGACCTCAGGCGCACCTCGATGTTGGGGGTCTCCTCGATCTGCCGGATCAGGTAGTACGACATCGACTTCTCGAGCGTGTCGGCCCGCACCAGCAGCGTCACCCGCCGGGCGTGGCTGGCCAGGAACACCGCCGCCTGCCCGGCCGAGTTGGCGCCGCCGATCACGTAGATGTCGTCGCCGGCGCACGCCGTCGCCTCGGTCATCGCCGAGCCGTAGAACAGGCCCCGGCCGGTGAGGTGCTCGGCGCCGGGCACGTCGAGCGTGCGGTAGGAGATGCCGGTGGCGAGCAGCACGGTGTGCGCCACCACCTCGCCGCCGTCGGCGAAGCGGACCACCCGCGACGACGTCCGCGCGTCGAGGCCCACCACGTCGCGGGTGGTGAGGATCTCGGCGCCGAACTTCTGCGCCTGGCGGCGCGCCCGGTCGGTGAGCTGCGCGCCGCTCACGCCGTCGGGGAAGCCCAGGTAGTTCTCGATGCGGGAGCTCTGGCCCGCCTGCCCACCGGTCGCCCGCCGCTCGACCAGCACCGTGCGGAGCCCCTCCGAGGCGGCGTACACGGCGGCACCGAGGCCGGCCGGGCCGCCGCCGACGATCACCGTGTCGTAGAAGTCGATGGTGGGCGTGGTGGTGAGGCCCACACTGTCGGCCAGCTCGCCGATGCTCGGGTCGACCACGTACTTGCCCTCGGCGGTCACCACCAGCGGGACGGCGTGGGCGTCGACCCCGGCCGCCGCCAGCAGGCGCTGGCCCTCGGGCTCCTCGCTGGTGAGCCAGCGGTAGGGCACGGAGTTGCGGGCCAGGAAGTCGCGCACCTTGTACGACCGCTTCGACCAGCGGTGGCCCACGACCTGGGTGTGGGCCGTGGAGCGCTCGTCGGTGGCCAGCCACATCTCCAGGAGGGAGTCGACCACCGGGTAGAGCTTCTCCTCCGGCGGGTCCCAGGGCTTGAGCAGGTAGTGGTCGAGGTCGACCACGTTGATGGCCTGGATGGCGGCGTCGGTGTCGGCGTAGGCGGTGAGCAGGGCCCGGCGGGCGTGGGGGAAGAGGTCCATCGCCTCCTCCAGGAACTCCAGGCCGCTCATGTCGGGCATGCGGTGGTCGGCGAGCAGCACCGCCACCATGTCGCCCCGCAGCTTCAGCTCCCTCAGCGTCTCCAGCGCCTGCGGCCCCGACTCGGTGCGGACCACCCGGTACGTGTCGCCGTACTGGCGCCGGAGGTCGCGGGCCACCGCCCGGGAGACGCCGGGATCGTCGTCGACGGTCAGCAGGACGGGTTTGCGTTCGGAGTCGGTGGTCGTGCCCATGCCCATGCGTTCATCGACGCTAACGGGCTCACCGCTAAGTTCCAGGGGATATGTCCGCTCTCGTCGACCTCGAACCGGCTGCCCGTCGCATGGCGACGCTCGTGGAGGGCGTGCCCGACGGGCCGCTCGACGGTCCCACGCCGTGCCCGGCCTACGACCTCGCCGACCTGCTCGACCACATCCGCACGCTGACCCTGGCGTTCACCGCCGCGGCCACCAAGGAGACCGAGGGCATCGGCCACCTGCCCCCTTCGGGCGACGGCTCCCGGTTGGGCGACGACTGGCGCTCGCAGATGCCGCAGGCCCTCGGGGCGCTGGCCGCCGCCTGGCGGGCGCCCGAGGCGTGGACCGGGATGACGCAGGTGGGCGGGGCCGACATGCCGGGCGGGGCCGCCGGGGTGATCGTCCTCGACGAGCTGGTGGTCCACGCCTGGGACCTGGCCCGGTCGACCGGGCAGGACTACGACGCCGACCCGGCGTCGCTGGCGGTGGCGCACGGGTGGCTCACCGAGCTCACCGCCCCGGAGCACTCGGCGATGCGCGACCTGATCTTCGGCCCGGTGTTCGACGTGGTCGACGAGGAGCCCCTCGTCGACCGCGTCCTCGGGCTGACCGGCCGCGACCCCGGCTGGTCGCCCTCGTAACCTCCACCATGCCGACGGTGCGCGAGGTGACGGCGGACGAGATCCAGCCCCTGCGACAGCGGGTGCTGCGACCCCACCAGCAGCTCGACGAGCTGCGGGAACCGGACGACGACGCCCCCGACTCGGCCGCCTTCGCCGCCGTCGACGACGCCGGTGTCGTGGTCGCGACCGGCACGGTCAAGCGCCGACCACCACCGTTCCCGCACCCCGGCGACGTGCCGGCCTGGCAGCTCGGCGCCATGGCGGTCGACCCCGGCCACCGGGGCGAGGGCCTCGGCTCAGCGATCCTCGACGCGATCCTCCGCCACGTCGACACCCGCGGCGGCGGCCTCGTCTGGTGCAACGCCCGGATCCCCGCCCGAGGGTTCTACCTCCACCACGGCTTCGAGGTCGCCAGCGCCCCCTTCGAGCTGCCCGACATCGGCCCCCACGTCGTCATGACCACCCACCGCTGACGCCGCCTCCGCGGCGGCCTCGGCGGCGGCGGCGAGGGGGAGGCGGACCTCGACGACGGCGCCCGGGTGGTCGCTGGGCTCGGTCGGGTCGGTCGGGTTGGCGACGGTGACCCGACCGCCGCGGCGGGTGACCACCTGGTGGACCAGGGCCATGCCGATGCCGCGGCCCTGGCGGCGCTCGGGGTCGGCCGGCTTGGTCGTCCAGCCGGGCTCGAACACCTTGACCAGCCCCTCCGGCGTGAACCCTGCACCGCTGTCGCGCACCCGCACCACCAGCTCGTCGGTGCCGCAGTCCTCCTCGATCGCCACCTCCACCCGCCGGGGCAGTGGGCCCGCCAGCGCCGCGTCGACGGCGTTGTCGACCAGGTTGCCCACGATCGTCACCAGGTCGACGGGCTCGCTGAACTCCGACGCCAGCCGCGAGTCGTCGGTCACCACCAGCTCCACCGACCGCTGCGCCGCCTCCGCCACCTTGCCCAGCAGCAGCGCCACCAGCGTCGGCTCCTCGAACTGGCCCACCAGCCGGTTGGTGAGCGCCCGCGTCGCCCGCACCTCA
This genomic window from Acidimicrobiales bacterium contains:
- a CDS encoding FAD-dependent oxidoreductase, encoding MGMGTTTDSERKPVLLTVDDDPGVSRAVARDLRRQYGDTYRVVRTESGPQALETLRELKLRGDMVAVLLADHRMPDMSGLEFLEEAMDLFPHARRALLTAYADTDAAIQAINVVDLDHYLLKPWDPPEEKLYPVVDSLLEMWLATDERSTAHTQVVGHRWSKRSYKVRDFLARNSVPYRWLTSEEPEGQRLLAAAGVDAHAVPLVVTAEGKYVVDPSIGELADSVGLTTTPTIDFYDTVIVGGGPAGLGAAVYAASEGLRTVLVERRATGGQAGQSSRIENYLGFPDGVSGAQLTDRARRQAQKFGAEILTTRDVVGLDARTSSRVVRFADGGEVVAHTVLLATGISYRTLDVPGAEHLTGRGLFYGSAMTEATACAGDDIYVIGGANSAGQAAVFLASHARRVTLLVRADTLEKSMSYYLIRQIEETPNIEVRLRSEVVALHGEDHLEGLTLCEIGTAHQTDVPATYLFVFIGAAPRTEWLDGVVARDDKGFVLTGPDLRIDGRRPAGWRLDRDPYYLESSTPGVFAAGDVRANSVKRVASAVGEGAMAIQLLHSYLEHR
- a CDS encoding TIGR03086 family metal-binding protein, whose translation is MSALVDLEPAARRMATLVEGVPDGPLDGPTPCPAYDLADLLDHIRTLTLAFTAAATKETEGIGHLPPSGDGSRLGDDWRSQMPQALGALAAAWRAPEAWTGMTQVGGADMPGGAAGVIVLDELVVHAWDLARSTGQDYDADPASLAVAHGWLTELTAPEHSAMRDLIFGPVFDVVDEEPLVDRVLGLTGRDPGWSPS
- a CDS encoding GNAT family N-acetyltransferase, with protein sequence MREVTADEIQPLRQRVLRPHQQLDELREPDDDAPDSAAFAAVDDAGVVVATGTVKRRPPPFPHPGDVPAWQLGAMAVDPGHRGEGLGSAILDAILRHVDTRGGGLVWCNARIPARGFYLHHGFEVASAPFELPDIGPHVVMTTHR